From Yersinia hibernica, a single genomic window includes:
- a CDS encoding MFS transporter, with product MKMHTRTSHSLTVENAALRKTMLSLALPMLLSSLATSIANVGLPTLTQTLPASFQEAQWVILAYLLAITTSAISIGRMGDIIDKRQLLKLGVALFTAASAGCAFAPTIGILIIARILQGLGAAAMMTLTLALVGETVSQGKTGRAMGILGTVSAIGTALGPSLGGILIASFGWPAMFFINIPFGLLALFLISHYLPANHTPLPLAHAGFDPLGMLLLGLTLALYALAMTVGHGTFSAHNGALLGAAAISGGLFIWAEKSAKSPLIQSAILHQPVLRAGLIMSALVTTIMMTTLIVGPFYLAHALNLPAQWVGLAMSAGPIVAALSGIPAGYWVDKLGDKIMVTSGWAAITVATLLLAIIPTDFGILGYIVPVCVLTAGYAIFQTANNTRMMKAVSADGRGVVSGMLNLSRNLGLITGASVMGAVFTFTAASQDIQFATAINITQGMQLTYGVAALFAVLGLGIAVTQFRNKTNQ from the coding sequence ATGAAAATGCATACCCGCACTAGCCATTCACTGACTGTTGAAAACGCCGCACTACGCAAAACGATGCTCAGCCTCGCACTGCCGATGTTGCTTTCCTCATTAGCCACCAGCATCGCCAATGTTGGGTTGCCCACATTAACACAAACTTTGCCGGCTTCTTTTCAAGAGGCCCAGTGGGTGATATTGGCCTATTTACTGGCCATCACTACCTCGGCCATCAGTATTGGCCGCATGGGGGATATTATCGACAAGCGCCAGTTGCTAAAGCTGGGGGTCGCCCTGTTCACCGCAGCATCGGCGGGCTGTGCATTTGCCCCCACCATCGGCATATTGATTATCGCCCGCATCCTGCAAGGGCTGGGGGCCGCCGCCATGATGACACTCACTTTGGCGCTGGTGGGTGAAACCGTCAGTCAGGGAAAAACCGGGCGCGCCATGGGGATACTCGGCACTGTATCCGCTATCGGCACCGCCCTTGGCCCCTCGCTTGGCGGCATACTCATTGCCAGCTTCGGCTGGCCTGCCATGTTTTTTATCAATATTCCTTTTGGCTTACTGGCCTTGTTCCTTATTTCACATTACTTGCCTGCCAATCACACACCATTGCCGCTCGCCCATGCTGGTTTTGATCCCCTCGGAATGTTGCTGTTGGGCCTCACACTTGCATTGTATGCGCTGGCCATGACCGTCGGACATGGCACATTCAGTGCTCATAATGGGGCGCTATTAGGGGCCGCAGCCATCAGCGGCGGATTATTTATCTGGGCAGAAAAGAGCGCAAAATCCCCCTTAATTCAGAGCGCAATATTGCATCAGCCGGTGTTACGTGCGGGCTTAATCATGAGCGCGCTGGTCACCACCATCATGATGACCACCCTGATTGTCGGGCCATTTTATCTTGCACACGCCCTGAACTTACCCGCGCAATGGGTGGGGTTAGCAATGTCTGCCGGCCCAATTGTGGCGGCGCTGAGCGGCATTCCCGCGGGCTATTGGGTGGACAAGTTAGGCGATAAAATCATGGTTACCAGTGGCTGGGCAGCAATAACCGTCGCCACCCTGCTGTTGGCAATCATCCCCACTGATTTTGGTATCCTCGGCTATATCGTGCCAGTGTGTGTGCTGACCGCCGGCTACGCCATCTTCCAGACCGCCAATAATACTCGGATGATGAAAGCAGTGAGTGCGGATGGGCGCGGTGTGGTTTCCGGCATGTTGAATCTTTCGCGTAACCTCGGGCTTATCACCGGCGCATCCGTCATGGGGGCGGTTTTTACTTTCACCGCTGCCTCTCAAGATATTCAATTCGCCACCGCAATAAATATCACCCAAGGTATGCAATTGACTTACGGTGTGGCGGCCCTATTCGCTGTGCTCGGGCTGGGAATAGCGGTCACCCAGTTCAGAAATAAAACTAATCAATAA
- a CDS encoding LysR family transcriptional regulator gives MTKPDLNLLITLNVLLAEGSVVRAAQRLGLSPSAMSRALARLRQTTGDPLLVRAGRVLVATPRALELREQVSQLVQDATSVLRPAEKLDLAQLTRIFTLRTSDGFVENFGAALLARVSRDAPGVQLRFIQKMNKDSALLRDGSVDLETGVVGAAASPELRTRALFRDGFIGVVRAGHGLSSAEITPARYAAQRHIIISRRQGHKGPLDDSLQLLGLERRAAAYVDGISTALALAQGSDLVATVPERHTLNLRTGMFSFPLPVTSPIITVSMLWHPRMDADSAHRWLRQCVLDICGNPYQDGTLTSP, from the coding sequence ATGACAAAACCTGATCTCAATTTATTAATCACACTCAATGTGCTGCTGGCAGAAGGCAGCGTGGTGCGCGCCGCCCAACGGTTGGGGTTGAGTCCGTCGGCCATGAGCCGAGCGCTGGCGAGATTGCGCCAGACCACCGGTGACCCGCTGTTGGTGAGAGCAGGCCGGGTGCTCGTTGCTACCCCCCGAGCACTTGAGTTACGTGAGCAAGTCAGCCAATTGGTGCAGGACGCCACCTCCGTGCTACGCCCAGCGGAGAAGCTCGATCTTGCACAGCTAACACGTATTTTTACCTTGCGCACCAGTGATGGTTTTGTCGAAAACTTTGGCGCGGCATTGTTGGCGCGTGTGAGTCGAGATGCACCGGGTGTGCAGTTGCGCTTTATACAAAAGATGAACAAAGACAGTGCATTACTGCGCGATGGCAGTGTGGATCTGGAGACCGGGGTGGTCGGTGCTGCGGCTAGCCCTGAATTGCGTACTCGGGCATTATTTCGTGATGGTTTTATCGGTGTTGTCAGGGCCGGGCATGGGTTGAGCAGCGCAGAGATAACCCCCGCACGATATGCTGCCCAACGCCATATTATCATTTCGCGCCGTCAAGGCCATAAAGGGCCACTCGATGATAGTTTACAATTATTGGGGCTTGAAAGGCGCGCGGCGGCTTATGTTGACGGCATCTCGACCGCGTTGGCATTAGCGCAAGGCTCGGATTTAGTGGCCACGGTGCCCGAACGGCATACCTTGAATTTGCGCACTGGGATGTTCAGTTTCCCACTGCCCGTCACCTCACCGATTATCACGGTTTCTATGCTTTGGCACCCGCGAATGGATGCGGACTCAGCACACCGCTGGTTGCGCCAATGTGTGTTGGATATTTGTGGTAATCCCTATCAGGACGGCACACTTACGTCCCCCTGA
- a CDS encoding Csu type fimbrial protein, translating to MMHSRFYPTFIQLLVLSLLGLPIANSYGDTLNSPFAVKATILPGCILGSGTADSSSFGTLNFGNVSSLSAAINIVSSQNAGSIIIQCSGTPSITLALNSGANTAGNIAAGRRLLNSATGEYLFYQVFQDSARSVIWGNGSNGGAAQVISANSTLQQIILYAQLFATSTLPTAGNYTDTLLVTATY from the coding sequence ATGATGCATAGCCGTTTCTACCCCACCTTCATTCAATTACTCGTGCTGAGTTTGCTGGGCTTGCCCATAGCTAATAGTTATGGGGATACCTTAAATAGCCCCTTCGCAGTCAAAGCCACAATATTACCCGGCTGTATTTTGGGGAGTGGCACTGCCGATAGCAGCAGTTTTGGCACCCTGAATTTTGGCAATGTCTCGTCATTGTCAGCGGCAATTAATATTGTCTCCAGCCAAAATGCCGGTTCAATCATTATTCAATGCAGTGGCACACCAAGCATTACCTTGGCGCTAAATAGTGGTGCAAATACTGCCGGCAATATCGCGGCGGGTCGGCGGTTACTCAATAGTGCCACCGGCGAATACCTATTTTATCAAGTATTCCAAGACAGCGCCCGCAGTGTGATTTGGGGCAATGGCAGTAACGGCGGAGCCGCGCAAGTCATTAGCGCGAATAGCACATTACAGCAGATCATTTTATATGCGCAATTATTTGCCACCAGCACTCTGCCCACGGCGGGAAATTACACAGATACCTTATTAGTGACTGCCACTTATTAA
- a CDS encoding fimbria/pilus outer membrane usher protein, producing MIIKFRLSPFMTLMYASMIFPAFIPLTVKAGDLPPPPAAAVMPDTTLYLELVVNGRNFGEAVPVVYRDGHYYLTPEQLKAVGFPSSTSNSAEVAIDAMDKVHVTYQGDSQKLLIDIPSEWLPQQRVSRAATEDYQRAQSSLGLLLNYDVYASQGNNSGQPSNTSAWTEQRLFDRFGLISNTGIYRANLTDTDNITVEKGYVRYDTQWRLNDENQMLSYTAGDLITGSLAWSSSVRLGGLQISRNFAIRPDLVTYPLPQFAGQAAIPSTVDLYIDNFRTQSAAVNPGPFVIDNGPRINGAGQATVVTTDALGRQVSTSIPFYVASDLLKPGLWDFSLSSGMLRQNYGIRSADYGEPVASGVLRYGATPWLTLEGRSDVAKQLNVAGSGVSLRVGNYGVLNSSYSISHAGDEVLGRGIAPTDTDSNTLPSSPTQRYGGRGNQYSLGYSYSNAFFSLNAQRINRSENYGDLANYNSEFRPSRRTDQITGSLGLGAYGSIGSGYFDVRDALGERTRLVNLSYSTTVLGNTSFYLSVNRELGSKGYNAQMVFSIPLGGWGAASISSLRDTNNSWSQRVNYSRATPTNGGLGWNLAYANGTGENSSYQQADLIWRTRMMESRVGVYGNTGDYRSWGEVSGSVVVMNHGVYASNTINDAFALVSTRGFGQIPVSYENQLIGTTNDDGYLLIPNVTSYYQAKFQIDPMSLPADVSMPEVERNLAISERSGYLVDFPLEQMTAATLRITDESGKDLPKGSPVFTSGAQPASYVGWDGMTYIEQVKPHNKLKIIRADNGAYCYLQFALKARSGIQDMGTLKCQ from the coding sequence ATGATTATCAAATTCAGGCTATCGCCATTTATGACATTGATGTATGCCTCAATGATATTCCCTGCATTCATACCACTGACGGTAAAAGCGGGGGATTTGCCGCCGCCGCCCGCCGCCGCGGTAATGCCTGACACCACCTTATATCTTGAGCTGGTGGTCAATGGGCGTAACTTCGGCGAAGCGGTGCCCGTGGTGTATCGCGACGGACACTATTATTTGACGCCTGAGCAGTTAAAAGCGGTGGGTTTTCCCTCATCGACGTCAAATAGCGCGGAAGTTGCTATTGATGCAATGGATAAAGTGCATGTTACCTATCAAGGCGACAGCCAGAAATTACTCATTGATATCCCCAGCGAATGGTTGCCTCAACAGCGGGTGAGCCGCGCCGCAACCGAGGATTATCAGCGGGCTCAAAGCAGTCTCGGCCTGTTATTGAATTATGATGTTTATGCCAGCCAAGGGAATAATAGTGGCCAACCCAGCAACACGTCAGCCTGGACTGAGCAGCGCCTGTTTGACCGCTTCGGTTTGATCAGTAACACCGGAATTTATCGCGCTAACTTGACGGATACCGATAATATTACCGTCGAAAAAGGGTATGTCCGTTATGATACTCAGTGGCGATTAAATGATGAAAATCAGATGCTAAGCTACACAGCTGGCGACCTGATAACCGGCTCACTCGCGTGGAGCAGTTCAGTACGTTTGGGGGGGCTGCAAATATCACGTAATTTTGCCATCCGCCCAGATTTAGTGACTTATCCACTGCCCCAATTTGCCGGCCAAGCTGCCATCCCCAGCACTGTTGATCTCTATATTGATAACTTTAGAACACAATCTGCCGCTGTTAATCCCGGCCCTTTTGTCATTGATAATGGCCCTAGAATCAATGGCGCAGGTCAGGCGACCGTGGTCACCACTGATGCTTTAGGGCGTCAAGTCAGCACCTCAATTCCCTTCTATGTTGCCAGTGATTTGCTCAAGCCCGGTTTATGGGATTTCAGCCTGTCGAGCGGCATGTTGCGCCAAAATTACGGTATTCGCTCTGCTGATTACGGCGAGCCGGTGGCTAGCGGAGTGCTGCGTTACGGTGCGACGCCCTGGCTGACACTGGAAGGCCGGTCTGATGTCGCCAAGCAGTTAAATGTCGCGGGCAGCGGCGTCAGTTTGCGGGTCGGAAATTATGGCGTGCTAAACAGTTCTTACAGCATCAGTCATGCTGGTGATGAGGTTTTGGGCCGCGGGATAGCCCCCACGGATACCGACAGCAATACGTTGCCATCGTCCCCCACTCAGCGCTACGGAGGGCGCGGTAATCAATACTCACTTGGCTACAGCTATAGCAATGCATTTTTCAGTCTAAATGCACAGCGTATTAACCGCAGTGAAAACTACGGTGATCTTGCAAATTATAATAGTGAATTCCGCCCCAGTCGCCGGACTGACCAAATCACCGGCAGCCTAGGATTGGGGGCATATGGGTCTATCGGCTCAGGTTACTTTGATGTGCGCGATGCATTGGGGGAGCGCACGCGGCTGGTGAACCTGAGCTACAGCACCACCGTATTGGGCAATACCAGCTTTTATCTCTCGGTCAACCGGGAGTTGGGCAGTAAAGGCTATAACGCACAGATGGTGTTCAGCATTCCTCTTGGTGGTTGGGGCGCGGCTAGCATCAGTAGCCTACGCGACACCAATAATAGCTGGAGCCAGCGGGTCAACTATAGCCGCGCGACCCCGACCAACGGCGGGCTGGGTTGGAACCTGGCTTATGCGAATGGCACCGGCGAAAACAGCAGCTATCAACAGGCTGACCTCATTTGGCGCACGCGGATGATGGAGAGCCGAGTCGGTGTATATGGCAATACTGGCGACTACCGGAGCTGGGGCGAAGTGAGTGGTTCCGTGGTCGTCATGAACCATGGGGTGTATGCCAGTAACACCATAAATGATGCTTTTGCACTGGTATCAACCCGTGGCTTTGGCCAAATTCCGGTCAGTTACGAAAATCAGTTGATAGGCACCACCAATGATGATGGCTATTTATTAATTCCTAATGTGACTTCTTATTATCAGGCGAAATTCCAAATTGACCCCATGAGCCTACCGGCGGATGTCTCCATGCCAGAGGTTGAGCGCAATTTGGCAATTAGTGAACGCAGCGGCTACTTAGTCGACTTTCCACTCGAGCAAATGACCGCCGCCACCCTGCGTATTACCGATGAATCCGGCAAAGACTTACCTAAAGGTAGCCCAGTATTTACCTCGGGTGCCCAACCAGCCAGTTATGTCGGCTGGGACGGAATGACTTACATTGAGCAAGTAAAGCCACACAATAAACTGAAAATAATCCGAGCGGATAATGGTGCTTATTGCTATCTGCAGTTCGCCCTGAAAGCCCGTTCAGGAATACAAGATATGGGTACCCTGAAGTGTCAATAA
- a CDS encoding Csu type fimbrial protein yields the protein MTLDTYPDSSLATDDKKRLLWLIVSLLLLRTYPAYAVSKTANITVNATLLPTCIAGTTVSGATTFGTLNFGSATVLNAPIAVIGQANGGAISVQCSKNTSFTVLLSAGQSGSVNSRYLAGGPSSQHVNYNLYTDSAHSHIWNNTVGVSQVASGQPTTLPVYGLIPVQSTPAAGVYTDTIQVTVNW from the coding sequence ATGACCTTAGACACTTATCCGGATAGCTCGCTGGCGACTGACGATAAAAAACGGCTTTTATGGCTTATCGTCAGCCTGCTATTACTGCGAACTTATCCGGCTTATGCCGTCTCTAAAACCGCCAATATCACCGTCAACGCCACCTTATTGCCAACCTGCATAGCGGGCACCACCGTCAGTGGCGCGACCACCTTTGGCACCTTAAATTTTGGCTCCGCCACCGTGCTCAACGCCCCGATAGCGGTTATTGGTCAGGCCAATGGCGGGGCAATTTCGGTGCAATGCAGCAAAAACACCAGCTTTACGGTGTTGCTCAGTGCTGGGCAAAGCGGCAGTGTCAATAGTCGCTATTTGGCCGGGGGGCCGAGCAGTCAACATGTGAATTACAACCTGTATACCGACTCCGCTCATAGCCACATTTGGAATAATACCGTGGGGGTATCACAAGTTGCTTCCGGGCAACCCACTACCCTGCCCGTGTATGGGCTGATCCCCGTACAAAGCACGCCAGCGGCGGGCGTTTACACCGACACAATTCAAGTCACCGTCAACTGGTAG
- a CDS encoding fimbrial biogenesis chaperone — MIKLTSLSLLILSATTLASSSLYAASSVLIWPIDPVINSHEKATALWLENKDSQPVYMQIRVLGWQQKAGQEDYSHQSAILASPPVATILPGKRQLIRLIKNTQVPAGQEQAFRVLIDEIPRKDPNEDAATPDLNMGLKFQMRYSIPLFIYGEGLKAEDANNPATFFPLSLGYKIIQENGKTWLAIRNQGQTHARISRVSLQDRNMNSGLMGYVLPGNEMRFQVPASASTGPLTALVNSNPKPIVIPHQ, encoded by the coding sequence ATGATTAAATTAACATCGCTCTCATTACTGATTTTATCGGCGACAACATTGGCCAGCAGCTCACTTTACGCCGCCTCTTCGGTGCTAATTTGGCCTATCGATCCGGTGATAAACAGTCATGAGAAAGCCACTGCGCTGTGGCTGGAAAATAAAGACAGTCAGCCCGTTTACATGCAAATTCGCGTATTAGGGTGGCAACAAAAAGCGGGGCAGGAAGATTACAGTCATCAATCAGCCATCCTTGCCAGCCCGCCAGTTGCGACAATTTTACCCGGCAAGCGCCAGTTGATTCGGCTGATTAAAAATACCCAGGTGCCCGCAGGCCAAGAGCAAGCATTCCGGGTGCTGATTGATGAAATCCCGCGCAAAGACCCCAATGAAGACGCGGCCACGCCGGATTTGAATATGGGGCTGAAATTTCAGATGCGCTACTCCATCCCGCTGTTTATCTATGGCGAGGGGCTGAAAGCTGAAGATGCCAATAACCCGGCAACCTTTTTCCCACTGAGCCTCGGCTACAAAATCATTCAAGAGAACGGTAAAACCTGGCTGGCCATTCGCAATCAAGGGCAGACCCACGCCCGGATCTCCCGCGTAAGCTTACAAGATAGAAACATGAATAGCGGGCTAATGGGCTATGTTTTGCCGGGCAATGAAATGCGTTTCCAAGTTCCGGCTTCAGCCAGTACTGGGCCATTAACTGCCCTAGTGAATAGCAATCCTAAACCTATAGTTATCCCCCATCAATAA
- a CDS encoding Csu type fimbrial protein — MKKTLLILGAMVLLQSAPPVESAGSVTGTLGATLTIITGCYVNDGTTPGGLTNLGTINFGTVSTLNTRIRQPYSSTTNGALNLYCSAGTAYNIGIDNGAHASTNQRRLSGGTSEFVNYNLFKDSGYSQAWGTTGSDLLTGTATAIGTAIPLTVYSEVPVQATPSVSTYTDTVNVTVNW; from the coding sequence ATGAAGAAAACCTTACTTATTCTTGGTGCTATGGTTTTATTACAGTCAGCCCCGCCAGTAGAAAGTGCGGGCTCGGTCACTGGGACATTGGGCGCAACACTGACAATTATTACCGGATGTTATGTCAATGATGGCACCACCCCTGGCGGCTTGACCAATTTAGGCACCATCAACTTCGGCACCGTCTCAACGTTAAATACCCGCATCAGGCAGCCCTACAGCAGCACCACCAATGGCGCATTGAATTTATATTGTAGTGCCGGCACCGCCTACAATATTGGCATTGATAATGGTGCACATGCATCGACTAACCAGCGCCGTTTGTCCGGCGGGACCAGCGAGTTTGTTAATTATAATTTGTTCAAAGACAGTGGGTATTCCCAAGCATGGGGCACTACCGGCTCTGACCTCCTCACTGGCACCGCGACGGCGATAGGTACCGCCATTCCTCTGACTGTTTATAGTGAAGTGCCAGTACAAGCAACGCCAAGTGTCAGCACTTATACCGATACGGTAAATGTGACTGTCAATTGGTAG
- a CDS encoding PqiB family protein, giving the protein MQQETPSTPTEAQIKHKRRISPFWLLPFIALLIAGWLVYNNWQERGTEVTIDFQSAAGIVAGRTPIRYQGVEVGIVQSISLDDDLRNIKVTASIKNDMEDSLREGTQFWLVTPKASLAGVSGLDALVGGNYIGMMPGEGKPQSHFTALDTQPKFRLNTGELMIHLHAPDLGSLNSGSLVYYRKIPVGKVYDYNIAPDNNGVVIDVLIDRRFAKLVKNDTRFWNVSGFKGDFSLSGASVQMESLAALVNGAIAFDSPPNSQDAKPDQPFQLYADLAHSQRGVAITLDLPSGSSLSEGRTPLIYQGLQVGTLTKMTLQPDSKVTGELTIDPSVVNLMRSGTRIEMNSPRISLNDAKLSELLTGNTLELIPGEGAPQQRFSVLPSSKSLLQQPNVLELQLTAPESYGIDVGQPISLHGIKIGQVLTRELSANGVSFSAAIEAKYRHLVHQDSKFVVNSRIDVKLGIDGVDIQGASAQEWIDGGILILPGGKGEALSKYPLYSSVDKATDGILGNQPATTLTLTATSLPDVQTGSVVLYRKFQVGEITHIKPKANEFEVEVYIQPEYRKLLTDKSIFWAEGGAKVQLNGSGLSVQASPLNRALKGAISFDNLEGVTLDKGAKRTLYANETAARAVGSQIILRTFDASKLAAGMPIRYLGINIGQVDSLKLAPERNEVLAKAVLYPEYVQSFARAGTRFSIVSPQISAAGVNNLETLFQPYINVEPGNGGILRSFELQTATITDSRYLDGLSIILDTAEAGSLQIGTPVLFRGLEVGTVTGFNLGAMSDRVQVSLRISQKFQQLVRQNSVFWLASGYNLEFGLTGGVVKSGTFQQFIRGGIAFATPPTTPLAPKASVNQHFLLNPEEPKEWRSWGTAIPRF; this is encoded by the coding sequence ATGCAACAGGAAACGCCGAGTACACCGACTGAGGCACAAATTAAACATAAACGCCGGATATCGCCTTTCTGGTTATTGCCCTTTATTGCCCTGCTGATTGCCGGCTGGCTGGTTTATAACAATTGGCAAGAACGTGGCACCGAAGTCACCATTGATTTCCAATCCGCGGCGGGGATTGTGGCCGGGCGAACCCCGATTCGCTACCAAGGTGTGGAAGTCGGGATCGTGCAATCCATTAGTCTGGATGATGACCTGCGTAATATTAAAGTGACCGCCAGTATCAAAAATGACATGGAAGACTCACTCCGGGAAGGAACGCAATTCTGGTTAGTGACCCCCAAAGCCTCGCTGGCTGGGGTTTCCGGCCTGGATGCATTGGTGGGCGGCAACTATATCGGGATGATGCCGGGCGAGGGTAAACCGCAGAGCCACTTTACTGCATTAGATACTCAGCCCAAATTTCGCCTGAATACTGGCGAGTTGATGATTCATCTGCATGCGCCGGATTTAGGCTCGCTAAACAGCGGCTCGCTCGTGTATTACCGTAAAATTCCGGTGGGTAAAGTCTACGATTACAACATCGCACCTGATAATAACGGAGTCGTCATTGATGTGCTGATTGACCGGCGCTTTGCCAAACTGGTCAAAAACGACACTCGCTTCTGGAATGTGTCTGGTTTTAAAGGGGATTTCAGCCTAAGTGGTGCATCAGTGCAAATGGAAAGTCTGGCTGCATTAGTCAATGGCGCGATCGCCTTTGACTCTCCGCCAAACAGTCAGGATGCCAAGCCAGACCAGCCTTTCCAGCTTTACGCTGATTTGGCGCATAGCCAGCGCGGCGTGGCTATCACCTTGGATTTACCGAGTGGCAGCAGCTTGAGTGAGGGGCGCACTCCGTTGATTTATCAGGGATTACAAGTAGGCACCCTGACCAAAATGACACTCCAGCCGGACAGCAAAGTTACCGGCGAGCTGACCATTGACCCGTCGGTGGTGAATTTAATGCGCAGCGGCACGCGCATTGAAATGAATAGCCCACGAATCAGTCTTAATGATGCCAAATTAAGTGAATTGTTAACCGGCAATACCCTAGAACTTATCCCCGGCGAAGGCGCGCCGCAACAGCGCTTTAGTGTGCTGCCCAGCAGTAAAAGCCTGTTACAACAACCCAATGTGCTCGAATTGCAATTAACAGCACCTGAAAGCTATGGCATTGATGTCGGCCAGCCCATTTCACTGCATGGTATTAAAATTGGTCAGGTATTAACTCGCGAGCTATCGGCCAATGGCGTGAGTTTTAGCGCAGCCATTGAAGCAAAATATCGGCATCTGGTGCACCAAGACAGTAAGTTTGTGGTTAACAGCCGCATTGATGTAAAACTTGGCATTGATGGCGTTGATATACAAGGTGCCAGTGCGCAGGAGTGGATTGATGGCGGGATTTTGATTCTACCGGGCGGCAAAGGCGAAGCGCTTAGCAAATATCCGCTGTATAGCAGTGTCGATAAAGCGACAGATGGGATCTTAGGCAACCAGCCAGCCACTACGCTAACCCTGACGGCGACCAGCCTGCCTGATGTGCAAACCGGCTCCGTGGTGTTGTATCGCAAATTTCAGGTGGGGGAAATTACCCATATCAAGCCGAAAGCCAATGAGTTTGAAGTGGAGGTGTACATTCAGCCGGAGTATCGCAAGTTACTGACCGACAAAAGCATTTTCTGGGCTGAGGGGGGAGCGAAAGTCCAGTTAAATGGCAGCGGTCTGAGTGTGCAAGCCTCGCCGCTGAATCGGGCATTAAAAGGGGCAATCAGCTTTGATAACCTCGAGGGAGTCACACTAGACAAAGGCGCGAAACGCACCCTTTATGCGAATGAAACCGCCGCGCGGGCGGTCGGCAGCCAGATTATCTTACGTACTTTTGATGCCAGCAAATTGGCCGCAGGTATGCCAATTCGCTATCTGGGTATCAATATTGGGCAGGTTGATTCACTCAAGTTAGCCCCCGAGCGCAATGAAGTGCTAGCCAAAGCTGTGCTCTATCCCGAATATGTTCAAAGCTTTGCCCGTGCTGGGACGCGCTTCTCGATTGTTTCACCGCAGATCTCCGCCGCCGGGGTCAATAACCTCGAGACCCTGTTCCAGCCCTACATTAATGTGGAGCCGGGCAACGGCGGCATATTGCGGTCATTTGAGCTACAAACCGCCACCATTACCGATTCGCGCTATCTGGACGGTCTGAGTATTATTCTCGACACCGCCGAGGCGGGTTCATTGCAAATCGGCACACCGGTGCTGTTTCGTGGGCTGGAAGTGGGCACGGTCACAGGGTTTAATCTGGGGGCCATGTCTGACCGAGTACAAGTTTCGCTGCGTATCAGTCAGAAATTCCAACAGCTTGTGCGGCAGAATTCGGTTTTCTGGCTGGCATCGGGCTATAACCTTGAATTTGGCCTGACGGGCGGTGTTGTGAAAAGCGGCACTTTCCAGCAGTTTATTCGCGGTGGTATTGCTTTCGCCACGCCGCCGACCACACCGCTGGCACCGAAAGCCAGTGTGAATCAACATTTCTTACTGAACCCGGAAGAGCCGAAAGAGTGGCGAAGTTGGGGAACCGCGATACCCCGGTTCTAA